GGCCGCCGGAGCCAAGGTCCGGGTGGTCTATGCGCCGCAAGACGCGGTGGCCCTGGCCGAGCAACATCCGGACGCTCAAATCGTCTTCCTGGCGGTGGGCTTTGAGACGACCGCCCCGGCCATCGCCCTGGCGGTCCGGGCAGCGGCAGCGGCCGGGCTGGCCAATTTTTCGATCCTGCCCTCGCTCAAAGTCCTGGAGCCGGCCATGCGGAGCCTGCTGGCCGGAGGCGGGCTGCAGATCGATGGGCTGATCGCCCCGGGACATCTGGGAGTGATCACCGGCGCCGCGGGCTATGCGTTTCTGCCGCGCGAGTACCGGCTGCCCACGGTGGTGACGGGATTCCGCCCGGCCGAACTCTGGCTGGGCATTGCCGCGCTGCTGAAACAGATTGCCAAGGGAGAGAGCCGGCTGGAGAATATGTATCCCCAGGCCGTCACGGAGCAGGGCAATCTGGCCGCCCGGGAGCTAATGGCGGCGGTTTTTGCGCCGGAGGACGCCGAATGGCGCGGCTTGGGGACAGTTTCCGGATCCGGGCTGGGATTGGCTCAGGCGTACCGGGACTATGACGCCCGTTGCAAGTTCGGGCTGGCGGAGATCGCCTCCCGGGAACCGGCGGGCTGCCGCTGCGGCGAGATCCTGCTGGGGCGGGCCGAACCGGAGGAATGCCCGCACTTCGACGCCGCCTGCACCCCGGAGCATCCGGTGGGACCCTGCATGG
This Hydrogenispora ethanolica DNA region includes the following protein-coding sequences:
- the hypD gene encoding hydrogenase formation protein HypD — translated: MSIDLQEVIARIRADYGAMRCKLMEVCGTHTNAIRRAGIHRQLPAGIRLLSGPGCPVCVTGSGYIEQAISLSREPGLVIASFGDLLRVPGNSGSLAEARAAGAKVRVVYAPQDAVALAEQHPDAQIVFLAVGFETTAPAIALAVRAAAAAGLANFSILPSLKVLEPAMRSLLAGGGLQIDGLIAPGHLGVITGAAGYAFLPREYRLPTVVTGFRPAELWLGIAALLKQIAKGESRLENMYPQAVTEQGNLAARELMAAVFAPEDAEWRGLGTVSGSGLGLAQAYRDYDARCKFGLAEIASREPAGCRCGEILLGRAEPEECPHFDAACTPEHPVGPCMVSAEGSCAAHFYYRSRGGEG